Sequence from the Mytilus galloprovincialis chromosome 13, xbMytGall1.hap1.1, whole genome shotgun sequence genome:
acttcaagggggggggggggggaaggggctatgtctttttttttatctgcgtCAGAAActaattttatatttcttttttcaacgCTATccttcaaatattttgttctaaATTCAACACTATAAGGAATGGGGGGAATCTgaattcatgatatttttttggtCCTCTGTTTGAACAGAATATGTTTCCCCCAAATTGGAGATAATAGTATTTATTTAGTAAAAACCACACCCGCTTCTCCCTTACCCCTACACAgaccttgaagttaaatggtcgttgcTAAACTAGGTTCTAGAATGTCGTTGAAAGTTCCTAGGTCTTCCAAAGACAACGTCTTTAATGAAAGTCAATGTCCATAGTGGTAGGCAGCAACATCTGAGAGAAGATCTTCAGCAACATATTCCTGCTGTATGCTATCGTTGTCTTTCTCgcgcacatttttttttacctaaattacaTTTGACCTTTTTTGTCGGCACTTTTACATTTCAATCCTTTATCAAGTTTGTAGTTTTCATTATGATATTGGTTTTTGTATAAACATTCCACTAGAGCTTTATCACAGTCACAGATACGTCTTGGACAATTTTCATTGCGCTTGAATAAAATGGCGGGACTTTTACTTTTGACTTTTTGCGTTTGATCTGTTGGAATAAAAGATATATCTCATCAATTGCATTGTATATGTGAGTAATTTAGAATAGCAGACAACAATAATGAGGCATTCCAGAATTAATGTTACTTTAACACCCCCCCCTTTTCTTGTTTCCTTAAATTACAGCACCTATAGTTGAGCGTTTTCTTTGAGACAGTGTTGCAGTATTGTATCTGTTggaaaatagacaaaaaatggTCGAAGCtttaattaattcaaaatttcatgTGCATAGCTGACAAATGTAAGCGTAACATGGAGGTACAGGTCCAAAACAAATGTAATTACCAACTTGAAGGATGGTGCAAGAAACTACGAACACACAAGTCTACAACTGTTGACATGACTACTAGTAGTCGTTTTAAACAAGTATTGAAACTTTTTATATAGTCAGAGACGAAAATGTGTTTGATATGAAATAAGCCATATTTAATGCACTTGATACAAAGTTATACATGAATAcctaaattttaaagattttttttcccaATGGACACGACTCATGTATTACGCATACATTTCACTtgtatttaacaaaaatgtactaCTAAGAAGTTTAATGCCAAATGTGTACTGTACCTCTAGAagattttgtttcaattttttgttttaatcatttgtatTACAATAAGGGTATATGTCCTACATCTCTCTTTAATTTCACAACTTAAACCTGTCTATTTGTTGTGTTATTCAATATTCATTACAATATTTAGCCAAAAGAGTAAATTGTCGACGGTCTTCTGCTTTGAAACACAGATGAGTATATTAATCAGCACAACCATTTTACGTACCAAGACAATCAACTGTTTTATCCTGGATCTTCCATGCGTAGTGGTTCCATTTTGGTGAGCAGTCTGGAAGGTCAGTTGTTACTTGACCGTAGCAGTCATCATGCTGTTGACAGCATCTTAAAATAGAGTTAGAGTTTTATTGAGGTTGTTCGCTACTTTGTTTCAAAACAACAAGCTTTTAACAAAAGACTTTTATACGTTGAAAGGTACTAAAAAGGCAGAAAAAAATAAGGTCCGTGTCGACCATGTGGTTGATTTCTAGATGTATGTCATTTACAATTTGGCGGGAGGTTATTCTCTTCAGATTTTTCTTATATACCTAAgtccttttttctttaaaaaaaaaaaaaagaaaagataacaaAGAATTATCTAAGATttcaaaaatggctttttaaacaatatttcataaaattaagaAACGAAAAAGTAGGGGTCAGCGGCCTTTATTGGCACGACATGGATAAAACAAGAGAATTccaaatatctgacaaaaattaaaaagcaaGAGTGAAGGAACTTTTTGTTACGTTCAAGTATTGAGCATCGTTGTCTATTGGTGGATAgttgtaaaattaacaaacacCATCTCCGCTTATATCTTTTATTCAACGGGTCACTTTGGCGCAATATGTAAAAAGGAGCTGTTACCCTTATAGAACATGACTTCCTACTCTATTTTTTACTAATACCTGAATGAAGGCTTGTATGTTTTAGTACTTGGGTTTATTCTTATTGTTATGTGAACTTACATGAAAAATGTATATGGAAATagtatatacaattaaaaatcctatgagaaaataaataaaataaggcATAGTTTACTTTAAGAATCGTGTAGATTGATGATTTCTGTCATCTACTCAAATGGCTGGCATCCACAATAACATTGAATTGAaattaaattatacaaatattaacCGGTGTTTGTTACAACTTATTTAAACACGCGTTTAATTGTCAATAACATGTTTTATACAATGTTAGGTgttaagattttattttgtatgcattCAATGGTCTTAATGTTAATagaatttcaatatgaacaaaaCTGCTGAGCATACAAAATACGTGTAAAgagttgttttataaataaatcattatcTAAAACAATACCCCAGTAAACGATAGTGAAGTATACCCTGatctcaaatattttaaaattgacataactattatatattttcaaagaaaacaaaaacagttttAGATTTCATCTACCGGAAATTGTATGACCCCATTTCTTTATTCTATTTAACTCTCCATGAAtaatatgcatgaactatttgccactgttttttttaaattaaacttaatCTGAGAGATCAGTCTCATCAACTTAGATATTCTACAATATTGTAACATTTCCCGATTACGTTGTTACTCAAATATTCAATAACATTCAACCCTTTTCTGGAGAATCAGTCACTCATAGATTCCATGATAATCTACCCTTTTGAAGAATCAGTCACTCAGATATTCCATGATAATCTACCCTTTTGAAGAATCAGTCACTCAGATATTCCATGATAATCTACCCTTTTGAAGAATCAGTCACTCAGATATTCCATGATAATCTACCCTTTTGAAAAATCAGTCACTCAGATATTCCATGATAATCTACCCTTTTGAAGAATCAGTCACTCAGATATTCCATGATAATCTAACCTTTTGAAAAATCAGTCACTCATGATCAGATATTCCATGATAATCTAACCTTTTGAAGAATCAGTCACTCAGATATTCCAAGATAATCTACCCTTTTCCGATTAATCATTAGTTTACTTAAATATTCCACAACAATTAACCCTTTTCCGGGTACATAGTACCTCAAATATTCCACAACAATCAACCCTATTCTGAGATAGCAGTTATATATATTCAAGTTACTCAGATATTCCGGATCTtcattcaatattcaatattcacTACTCACCTATCATCGTTATCCACAGGGGTGCCACTACCGCCCCATCCACAGTAACATCCA
This genomic interval carries:
- the LOC143056980 gene encoding basic phospholipase A2 PA-12A-like isoform X1, translating into MVWKIRMTVQVVLFVVILGLSEGLRVKRDLFQLAEMIVDATGRDPLNFNGYGCYCGWGGSGTPVDNDDRCCQQHDDCYGQVTTDLPDCSPKWNHYAWKIQDKTVDCLDQTQKVKSKSPAILFKRNENCPRRICDCDKALVECLYKNQYHNENYKLDKGLKCKSADKKGQM
- the LOC143056980 gene encoding basic phospholipase A2 PA-12A-like isoform X2; this encodes MTVQVVLFVVILGLSEGLRVKRDLFQLAEMIVDATGRDPLNFNGYGCYCGWGGSGTPVDNDDRCCQQHDDCYGQVTTDLPDCSPKWNHYAWKIQDKTVDCLDQTQKVKSKSPAILFKRNENCPRRICDCDKALVECLYKNQYHNENYKLDKGLKCKSADKKGQM